One Megalopta genalis isolate 19385.01 chromosome 5, iyMegGena1_principal, whole genome shotgun sequence DNA window includes the following coding sequences:
- the alpha-Man-IIb gene encoding alpha-Mannosidase class II b, with translation MYKILRRGSSRVLAVCAVLLTLLLCLYYVSQAQTPSTGPSAAIVNEEVRYDRGPTSVAPDYVESPDSKVSLDTCPIVVPRNVDIDTQQEFETFDFQPSWMRSREYWDDSFELRYAELRKDPTRPPLKVILVPHSHTDPGWLKTYEQYFHSSTRSILNNMVSKLQQWPNMTFIWSEVSFLSLWWESAHPTKKMVVKRLVKDGRLEMTTGGWVMTDEATSHIYAMLDQLIEGHQWLKTNLDVVPESGWSVDPFGHGGTIPYFLKASGASGTVIQRIHYAWKQWFAKKQYGDFVWLQPWDQTGEADMLTHNQPFDIYNIKHSCGPHPHVCLNFDFRKIRGEYTEYSVRAVEITPNNVKAMAELLLEQYSRTGSLFSHNVVLMPLGDDFRYDHAVEWDQQYTNYKILMDYINSRREEYNAEIVFGTPRDYFREIRKRVATFPTLQGDFFVYSDIFSEGRPAYWSGYFTTRPYMKILDRELEANLRSAEILYTIALNVAKQSGKDFVLYETYFEKLVKARRNLGLFQHHDAITGTSKSFVMKDYALKLFESISDTTSLQSFVIQSLAGTTTKQNSVYVLAESDRDSYEKLPKKIPIGVTGQETKRIVLFNPLAQPRQEVISLKVTSYKIRVLDPRKNPIPYQIAPVMNATSITHDVYVLLFVVELKPLAVVTYHLQQIEKVPVEAISTVYCSRCGKDNVFPVKPMQVGDVQLENQRMKLLFDGQTGFLKRVTKKPTGKIMQCAIQFAAYTSAQFHSGAYLFMPDPNLRDTDKDVLEAYTPHQKIYIVSGTLSSRLTVEYGKLLTHHVAIYHRDGGLAEAIYLRNIVDFETPPKNRETEMFMRLQTDILNGDPPEFFTDLNGHQMIKRTKIERIGIEGNYFPITTMAYIEDTSHRLTLLVNHCQGAASYQPGWLEVMLDRRTLYDDSRGMGEGLLDNRRTVIKHWLLLEDIVAGEKEKHSKPSLFANHLSNALNYPVNMFVVDGTEAEIGMAPEVRLLSQSFPCDLHLLNLRTNHDQKLPNFPVNSALMVLHRQGYSCSVGVDVALKHCPMSDKITQGTSFFKLANLNVTQTTLTGTKTLQRLNDGLQEVGLKAMEVGTFNVNFVQ, from the exons CCATCCTGGATGAGAAGCAGAGAGTACTGGGACGACAGTTTCGAGCTGAGGTACGCCGAGCTCCGGAAGGATCCGACCAGGCCACCGCTCAAG GTGATCCTGGTGCCACACAGTCACACCGATCCAGGATGGTTGAAGACGTACGAGCAATACTTCCACAGCTCCACCAGGAGCATCCTGAACAACATGGTCTCGAAGCTGCAGCAATGGCCCAACATGACGTTCATCTGGAGCGAGGTGTCCTTCCTGTCGCTTTGGTGGGAGAG CGCTCATCCCACCAAGAAGATGGTGGTCAAGAGGTTGGTGAAGGACGGCAGGCTGGAGATGACCACCGGAGGATGGGTGATGACCGACGAGGCCACTTCGCACATCTACGCCATGCTGGATCAGTTGATCGAAG GTCATCAGTGGCTGAAGACGAACCTGGACGTGGTCCCAGAGTCCGGCTGGTCCGTGGACCCGTTCGGCCACGGGGGCACCATCCCTTATTTCCTGAAGGCGTCGGGAGCTTCCGGCACCGTGATCCAGAGGATCCATTACGCGTGGAAGCAGTGGTTCGCGAAGAAACAATACGGCGACTTCGTGTGGCTGCAACCGTGGGACCAGACCGGCGAGGCGGACATGCTCACCCACAACCAGCCCTTCGACATCTACAACATCAAGCATTCGTGCGGTCCTCACCCCCACGTCTGCCTCAACTTCGATTTCCGGAAGATCCGGGGCGAGTACACCGAGTACTCGGTCAGAGCGGTCGAGATCACGCCCAACAACGTGAAGGCGATGGCCGAGCTGCTTCTGGAACAGTACTCACGCACGGGCTCCCTGTTCTCGCACAACGTCGTCCTGATGCCCCTGGGAGATGACTTTCG GTACGACCACGCGGTGGAGTGGGACCAGCAGTACACCAACTACAAGATCCTGATGGACTATATAAACAGTCGCCGGGAGGAGTACAACGCGGAGATAGTGTTCGGCACGCCGAGGGATTACTTCCGCGAGATCAGAAAGCGCGTGGCGACGTTCCCGACGCTGCAGGGCGACTTCTTCGTCTACTCGGACATCTTCAGCGAGGGCAGGCCGGCCTACTGGAGCGGCTACTTCACCACGAGACCGTACATGAAGATCCTGGACCGGGAGCTGGAGGCGAACCTCCGATCGGCCGAGATTCTGTACACGATCGCGTTGAACGTGGCGAAGCAGTCCGGCAAGGACTTCGTGCTCTACGAGACCTACTTCGAGAAGCTGGTCAAGGCCAGGCGAAACCTGGGCCTGTTCCAGCACCACGACGCCATTACAGGCACCTCGAAGTCGTTCGTCATGAAGGATTACGCTTTGAAGCTGTTCGAATCGATTTCCGATACCACCAGCCTGCAGAGCTTCGTGATCCAGTCGCTGGCCGGGACCACCACCAAACAAAACTCCGTCTACGTGTTGGCCGAGTCGGACAGGGACAGCTACGAGAAGCTGCCGAAGAAGATACCGATCGGTGTGACCGGTCAGGAGACCAAGAGGATCGTTCTGTTCAATCCTCTGGCGCAGCCGAGGCAGGAGGTGATCAGCCTGAAGGTGACCTCCTACAAGATCAGAGTGCTGGACCCGCGAAAGAATCCGATCCCCTATCAGATCGCTCCGGTGATGAACGCCACGAGCATCACCCACGACGTCTACGTGCTGCTGTTCGTGGTGGAGCTGAAGCCTCTGGCCGTGGTCACCTACCACCTGCAGCAGATCGAGAAGGTGCCGGTCGAAGCGATCTCGACGGTCTACTGCAGCCGTTGCGGCAAGGACAACGTGTTCCCCGTGAAGCCGATGCAGGTGGGCGACGTTCAGCTCGAGAACCAGAGGATGAAGCTGCTGTTCGACGGCCAGACCGGGTTCCTGAAGAGAGTCACCAAGAAACCGACCGGCAAGATCATGCAGTGCGCGATACAGTTCGCCGCGTACACGTCCGCGCAGTTCCATAGCGGCGCGTACCTCTTCATGCCGGACCCGAATCTCCGAGACACCGACAAGGACGTACTCGAGGCTTACACGCCCCACCAGAAGATCTACATCGTCAGCGGCACCCTGAGCTCCCGGCTGACCGTCGAATACGGTAAACTGTTGACTCACCATGTGGCCATTTATCACAGGGACGGCGGACTGGCGGAGGCTATATACCTGAGGAACATCGTGGACTTCGAGACCCCGCCGAAAAACCGAGAAACGGAGATGTTCATGCGGCTGCAGACGGATATACTGAACGGCGACCCGCCGGAGTTCTTCACCGATCTGAACGGCCACCAGATGATCAAGCGCACCAAGATCGAGAGGATCGGCATAGAGGGCAACTACTTCCCCATCACCACCATGGCCTACATCGAGGACACCAGCCACAGGCTGACCCTGCTGGTGAACCACTGCCAAGGAGCTGCCAGCTATCAGCCCGGATGGCTCGAGGTGATGCTCGACAGAAGGACCCTGTACGACGATTCGCGGGGAATGGGCGAAGGCTTGCTGGACAACCGCAGGACCGTGATCAAGCACTGGCTGTTGCTCGAGGACATCGTTGCCGGCGAGAAGGAGAAGCACTCGAAGCCCTCCTTGTTCGCCAACCACCTGAGCAACGCGCTCAACTACCCGGTGAACATGTTCGTGGTGGACGGGACCGAGGCCGAGATCGGCATGGCCCCGGAGGTCCGGCTGCTCAGCCAGAGCTTCCCGTGCGACCTTCACCTTCTGAACCTGAGGACCAATCACGACCAGAAGCTGCCGAACTTTCCGGTGAACAGCGCGCTGATGGTGCTGCACAGACAGGGCTACAGCTGCTCCGTCGGCGTCGACGTCGCCTTGAAACACTGTCCCATGTCGGACAAGATCACCCAGGGAACGTCGTTCTTCAAGCTGGCCAACCTGAACGTCACCCAGACCACACTGACCGGAACCAAGACATTGCAGAGATTGAACGACGGTCTGCAGGAGGTCGGCCTCAAGGCCATGGAAGTGGGCACCTTCAACGTGAACTTTGTTCAATGA